A window of Actinopolymorpha sp. NPDC004070 contains these coding sequences:
- a CDS encoding SDR family NAD(P)-dependent oxidoreductase, producing MPGIEGKVVAITGASSGIGAATGLVRLARDRYGKLDALVSNAGVGLISPLDDLRVEDREEMIDVNLQGVLYGIAAALPSSGNRASDTS from the coding sequence GTGCCAGGAATCGAAGGCAAGGTCGTCGCGATCACCGGCGCCAGCAGTGGGATCGGCGCGGCGACCGGGCTGGTCAGGCTCGCCCGCGACCGGTACGGCAAGCTCGACGCCCTGGTCAGCAACGCCGGGGTCGGTCTGATCTCCCCGCTGGACGACCTGAGGGTCGAGGACCGGGAGGAGATGATCGACGTCAACCTCCAGGGAGTCCTGTACGGAATCGCCGCAGCGCTGCCGTCTTCCGGGAACAGGGCTTCGGACACTTCGTGA
- the xerD gene encoding site-specific tyrosine recombinase XerD, with protein sequence MTATGVERAVTGYLNHLGVERGLAANTLASYRRDLRRYAEFLAARGLDRADRIGPADVSAFLVRLREGDADHPPLGASSAARTVVAVRGFHRFAHREGLTGDDPAREVRPPVPPRRLPKALPVAEVERILEASGAGDTPLALRDRALLELLYGTGARISEAVGLDVDDLDLDAGAVLLRGKGGKERIVPVGSYAGQAVTAYQVRARPALAAGGKGTPALFLNARGGRLSRQSAWTVLRHAAERANVPAEVSPHTLRHSFATHLLDGGADVRVVQELLGHASVTTTQVYTLVTVDKLREVYAATHPRARA encoded by the coding sequence GTGACAGCCACGGGGGTGGAGCGGGCGGTCACCGGCTACCTCAACCACCTCGGCGTCGAACGCGGGCTGGCCGCCAACACGCTGGCGTCCTACCGCCGGGACCTGCGCCGGTACGCGGAGTTCCTGGCGGCGCGGGGGCTCGACCGGGCCGATCGGATCGGGCCCGCCGACGTCAGTGCGTTCCTCGTCCGGCTGCGGGAGGGCGACGCCGACCACCCCCCGCTCGGCGCGAGCTCGGCGGCGCGCACCGTCGTCGCCGTACGCGGGTTCCACAGGTTCGCCCACCGGGAGGGGCTGACCGGCGACGACCCGGCCCGGGAGGTGCGGCCGCCGGTGCCGCCGCGCCGGCTGCCGAAGGCGCTGCCGGTGGCCGAGGTCGAACGCATCCTGGAGGCGTCCGGAGCCGGCGACACCCCGCTGGCGCTGCGCGACCGGGCGCTGCTGGAGCTCCTCTACGGCACCGGCGCGCGCATCTCCGAGGCCGTTGGCCTGGACGTCGACGACCTCGACCTGGACGCCGGTGCGGTTCTGCTGCGGGGCAAGGGCGGGAAGGAGCGGATCGTGCCGGTCGGCTCGTACGCCGGCCAGGCCGTCACCGCTTACCAGGTGCGGGCCCGGCCCGCGCTCGCGGCCGGCGGCAAAGGCACCCCGGCCCTGTTCCTCAACGCCCGCGGCGGCCGGTTGTCCCGGCAGAGCGCGTGGACCGTCCTGCGGCACGCGGCCGAACGCGCGAACGTGCCCGCGGAGGTGTCGCCGCACACGCTCCGGCACTCCTTCGCGACCCACCTGCTCGACGGCGGCGCGGACGTCCGGGTGGTGCAGGAACTCCTCGGGCACGCGTCGGTGACGACCACGCAGGTCTATACGCTCGTCACCGTCGACAAGCTGCGCGAGGTGTATGCCGCGACACACCCCAGGGCGCGGGCGTGA
- the ald gene encoding alanine dehydrogenase, producing the protein MKIGVPKEVKTHEYRVALTPAGAHELVRHGHHVVVERGAGEGSSIPDQEFERAGAKIIEGPDDVWAESDLVLKVKEPIASEYARLRKGQVLFTYLHLAASRQLTTALLESGVTAIAYETVQLPDGSLPLLAPMSEVAGRLAPQVGAYHLMSQGGGRGILMGGVSGVYAAKVVVIGAGVSGLNAAAIALGMQAEVLLLDKNIDRLRQADRVYRGHLQTVASNAYEVERAVLDADLVIGAVLVPGAKAPTLVSTEQVSRMKPGSVLVDISIDQGGCFEDSRPTTHDEPTYRVHDSVFYCVANMPGAVPHTSTYALTNVTLPYVLDLADRGWQEASRADFALGLGLNAHEGQLVNAAVAEAHGLPHTDFAAVVA; encoded by the coding sequence GTGAAGATCGGTGTCCCCAAGGAAGTCAAGACCCACGAGTACCGCGTCGCGCTGACCCCGGCGGGTGCGCACGAACTGGTCCGCCACGGTCACCACGTGGTGGTCGAACGCGGCGCGGGGGAGGGCTCGTCGATCCCCGACCAGGAGTTCGAGCGGGCCGGCGCCAAGATCATCGAGGGTCCCGACGACGTGTGGGCCGAGAGCGACCTCGTGCTCAAGGTGAAGGAGCCGATCGCCTCCGAATACGCCCGGCTGCGCAAGGGCCAGGTGCTGTTCACCTACCTCCACCTCGCGGCGTCCCGGCAGCTCACCACCGCGCTGCTGGAGTCCGGGGTCACCGCGATCGCGTATGAGACCGTGCAGCTGCCCGATGGCTCGCTGCCGCTGCTGGCGCCGATGAGCGAGGTGGCCGGCCGGCTGGCGCCGCAGGTCGGGGCGTACCACCTGATGAGCCAGGGCGGCGGGCGCGGCATCCTGATGGGCGGGGTCTCCGGCGTGTACGCCGCGAAGGTCGTGGTCATCGGCGCCGGGGTGTCCGGGCTGAACGCCGCCGCCATCGCGCTCGGCATGCAGGCCGAGGTCCTGCTGCTGGACAAGAACATCGATCGCCTCCGCCAGGCCGACCGGGTCTACCGCGGCCACCTGCAGACGGTGGCGTCGAACGCCTACGAGGTGGAGCGGGCCGTCCTGGACGCCGACCTGGTCATCGGCGCCGTCCTCGTCCCCGGCGCCAAGGCGCCGACGCTGGTCAGCACCGAGCAGGTGTCCCGGATGAAGCCGGGCAGCGTGCTGGTGGACATCTCCATCGACCAGGGCGGCTGCTTCGAGGACTCCCGGCCCACCACGCACGACGAGCCCACCTACCGGGTGCACGACTCGGTGTTCTACTGCGTGGCGAACATGCCCGGGGCGGTGCCGCACACCTCGACGTACGCCCTGACCAACGTCACACTGCCCTACGTGCTCGATCTCGCCGACCGGGGGTGGCAGGAGGCCAGCCGGGCCGACTTCGCCCTCGGCCTGGGGCTGAACGCCCACGAGGGACAGCTGGTCAACGCCGCGGTCGCGGAGGCGCACGGCCTGCCGCACACGGACTTCGCCGCGGTGGTGGCCTGA
- a CDS encoding serine hydrolase domain-containing protein → MSDLNDLLSTHVGSGSLPGAVAVVARGDDLEVAVAGSVDVEGTAPMTSDTIFRLASLTKQITAAGVMLLLEDGRIGLDDPIAKWLPELAEPKAVRTPGSPVDDVVPVARPITVEHVLSSRAGWGFPSDFTLPAIGLIFDVQKSGLDPQHVAAPDAWLAALSGVPLLYQPGEAWLYNTCSDLQGVLISRVTGQPLPEFLGERLFDPLGMADTGFEVPAGKLGRFTSMYRRDPGGSGLILADAPDGQWSSLPAFPSGAGGLAGTADDWLRFARMLLAGGTHEGRRVLSAESVRQMTTDHLTDAQREIGELFLDGQGWGYGGSVDLAPTRPWNEPGRYGWTGGSGTAAYISPASGTISLLLTQVAMDSPVAPPVMRDFWTYVGRGGS, encoded by the coding sequence ATGAGTGACCTGAACGACCTGCTGAGTACGCACGTCGGCAGCGGATCGCTGCCGGGCGCCGTGGCCGTCGTGGCCCGGGGCGACGACCTGGAGGTGGCGGTCGCCGGCTCGGTGGACGTCGAGGGCACCGCACCGATGACGAGTGACACGATCTTTCGCCTCGCCTCCCTCACCAAACAGATCACGGCCGCCGGCGTGATGCTGCTGCTCGAGGACGGCCGGATCGGCCTGGACGACCCGATCGCCAAGTGGCTGCCGGAGCTCGCCGAGCCGAAGGCGGTGCGTACGCCGGGTAGTCCGGTCGACGACGTGGTGCCCGTGGCGCGGCCGATCACCGTCGAGCACGTGCTCAGCTCCCGGGCCGGCTGGGGATTCCCCTCCGACTTCACGCTGCCGGCGATCGGCCTGATCTTCGACGTTCAGAAGAGTGGGCTGGACCCGCAGCACGTCGCGGCCCCGGACGCCTGGCTGGCCGCGCTGTCCGGCGTTCCGCTGCTCTACCAGCCGGGCGAGGCGTGGCTCTACAACACCTGCTCCGACCTCCAGGGTGTGCTGATCAGCCGGGTCACCGGTCAGCCGCTGCCGGAGTTCCTCGGTGAGCGGCTGTTCGACCCGCTCGGAATGGCCGACACCGGGTTCGAGGTACCCGCCGGCAAGCTCGGCAGGTTCACCAGCATGTACCGCAGGGATCCCGGCGGCAGTGGACTGATCCTGGCGGACGCTCCCGACGGGCAGTGGAGCAGCCTGCCGGCGTTCCCGTCCGGTGCGGGCGGCCTGGCCGGCACTGCCGACGACTGGCTCCGCTTCGCGCGGATGCTGCTGGCCGGAGGTACGCACGAGGGCCGCCGGGTGCTGTCCGCCGAGTCCGTACGGCAAATGACGACCGACCATCTGACCGACGCCCAGCGCGAGATCGGCGAGTTGTTCCTCGACGGCCAGGGTTGGGGGTACGGCGGGTCGGTCGACCTCGCGCCCACCCGGCCGTGGAACGAACCCGGCCGCTACGGCTGGACCGGCGGCAGTGGAACGGCCGCGTACATCTCCCCCGCGAGTGGCACGATCTCGCTGTTGCTCACCCAGGTGGCGATGGACAGCCCCGTGGCGCCGCCGGTCATGCGGGACTTCTGGACCTACGTGGGCCGGGGCGGCTCGTAG
- a CDS encoding helix-turn-helix domain-containing protein has protein sequence MRVFTEEGLDAHFERIAREAGVGTGTLYRNFPTREVLIEAAYRNEVARLCDAAPELLATMPPSEASAWMGRFVDYATA, from the coding sequence GTGCGGGTGTTCACCGAAGAGGGCCTGGACGCTCACTTCGAGCGCATCGCCAGGGAGGCGGGCGTGGGAACCGGCACGCTCTACCGCAACTTTCCCACCCGCGAGGTCCTCATCGAGGCGGCCTACCGCAACGAGGTGGCGCGGCTGTGCGACGCCGCTCCCGAACTGTTGGCGACGATGCCGCCAAGTGAGGCCAGCGCCTGGATGGGGCGTTTCGTCGACTACGCGACCGCCTGA
- a CDS encoding NUDIX hydrolase produces MSGATVDGRFGNQEADGAPPRDVPERWPVISSSYTLRTGRVIDVREDVVDGGGGREFTRDVVVHSGAVGIIALDDRDRMLLVHQYRHPVGHRLFEPPAGLLDVEGEDYLAGAQRELYEEGHVRACDWRVLVDAFTSPGMTTESLRIYLARGLSEVPHHERHNGVDEEADMTVSWTPLADVVAGVLAGDLHNPSLVMGALAAWAARNGAGFDALRPADVPWPAREAVPYEPPRPT; encoded by the coding sequence GTGAGCGGTGCGACGGTGGACGGCCGGTTCGGCAACCAGGAAGCCGACGGAGCCCCGCCGCGCGACGTACCCGAACGCTGGCCGGTCATCTCCTCGTCGTACACGCTGCGCACCGGCCGGGTGATCGACGTCCGCGAGGACGTGGTCGACGGTGGCGGCGGCCGGGAGTTCACCCGTGACGTCGTGGTGCACTCCGGCGCGGTCGGCATCATCGCCCTGGACGACCGCGACCGGATGCTGCTGGTGCACCAGTATCGCCACCCGGTCGGCCACCGCCTGTTCGAGCCGCCCGCGGGGCTGCTCGACGTCGAGGGGGAGGACTACCTCGCCGGGGCGCAGCGGGAGCTGTACGAGGAGGGGCACGTCCGGGCCTGCGACTGGCGGGTGCTGGTGGACGCCTTCACCTCGCCGGGGATGACCACCGAGTCGTTGCGGATCTACCTCGCCCGCGGCCTGTCGGAGGTGCCGCACCACGAGCGGCACAACGGTGTCGACGAGGAGGCGGACATGACCGTCTCCTGGACTCCGCTGGCCGACGTCGTGGCCGGCGTACTGGCCGGCGACCTGCACAATCCCTCGCTGGTGATGGGTGCGCTCGCGGCGTGGGCCGCCCGCAACGGGGCGGGCTTCGACGCGCTCCGCCCCGCCGACGTGCCGTGGCCGGCCCGCGAGGCGGTGCCCTACGAGCCGCCCCGGCCCACGTAG
- a CDS encoding UDP-N-acetylglucosamine 1-carboxyvinyltransferase: MTEDYLRRIGTLIRDARQHRGWTQAQLAETLGTSQSAINRIERGHQNLSLEMLARIGDALDSEIVSLGRSGPMHLRVVGGRQLSGSIDVKTSKNACVALLCASLLNHGRTTLRQVARIEEVNRILEVLHSIGVRTRWLNENNDLEIVPPATLDLDGMDVAAARRTRSVLMFLGPLMHREDRFQLPYAGGCDLGTRTVEPHMVALRKFGLEVKATSGFYHAEVDHTVSPGAIVLTERGDTVTENALLAAARHDGVTVIRNASPNYMVQDLCFYLAELGVHIDGVGTTTLTVHGVPTIDRDVDYAPSEDPIEAMSLITAAIVTSSELTVRRVPIEFMEIELAQLAEMGLHFTRSEEYASHNGRTRLVDVTVFPSTLHAPIDKIHPMPFPGLNIDNVPFFAVIAAAANGTTLIHDWVYENRAIHLTELNKLGGRVRLADPHRIYVDGPTHWSGTEVICPPALRPAVCILLAMLAAKGTSVLRNIYVINRGYEDLAERLNQLGAQIESFRDI; encoded by the coding sequence ATGACCGAGGACTACCTACGCCGCATCGGCACGCTGATCCGGGACGCGCGCCAGCACCGCGGCTGGACGCAGGCCCAGCTCGCCGAAACGTTGGGCACCAGCCAGAGCGCCATCAACCGGATCGAGCGCGGCCACCAGAACCTCAGCCTGGAGATGCTGGCCCGCATCGGCGACGCGCTCGACAGCGAGATCGTGTCGCTCGGCAGGTCCGGACCCATGCACCTGCGGGTGGTCGGTGGCCGTCAGCTCTCCGGCAGCATCGACGTGAAGACCAGCAAGAACGCCTGCGTGGCGCTGCTGTGCGCGTCCCTGCTCAACCACGGCCGGACGACGCTGCGCCAGGTGGCCCGGATCGAGGAGGTCAACCGCATCCTCGAGGTCCTGCACAGCATCGGCGTCCGCACCCGCTGGCTGAACGAGAACAACGACCTGGAGATCGTCCCGCCCGCCACCCTCGACCTGGACGGCATGGACGTCGCGGCCGCCCGGCGTACCCGCAGCGTGCTGATGTTCCTCGGCCCGCTGATGCACCGCGAGGACCGCTTCCAACTGCCGTACGCCGGTGGCTGCGACCTCGGCACCCGTACCGTCGAGCCGCACATGGTCGCGTTGCGCAAGTTCGGCCTGGAGGTGAAGGCGACCTCAGGGTTCTACCACGCCGAGGTCGACCACACCGTCTCTCCCGGCGCCATCGTGCTGACCGAGCGCGGCGACACCGTGACCGAGAACGCCCTGCTCGCCGCGGCCCGCCACGACGGCGTCACCGTCATCCGCAACGCCAGCCCCAACTACATGGTCCAGGACCTCTGCTTCTACCTCGCCGAGCTCGGCGTGCACATCGACGGCGTCGGCACCACCACGCTCACGGTGCACGGAGTGCCGACCATCGACCGCGACGTCGACTACGCGCCCTCGGAGGACCCGATCGAGGCGATGAGCCTGATCACCGCGGCGATCGTCACCTCCTCCGAGCTCACCGTCCGGCGGGTCCCGATCGAGTTCATGGAGATCGAGCTGGCCCAGCTCGCGGAGATGGGCCTGCACTTCACCCGCAGCGAGGAGTACGCCTCCCACAACGGCCGGACCCGGCTGGTCGACGTGACGGTCTTCCCGTCCACGCTGCACGCACCGATCGACAAGATCCACCCGATGCCGTTCCCTGGCCTGAACATCGACAACGTTCCGTTCTTCGCCGTGATCGCCGCGGCCGCCAACGGCACCACGCTGATCCACGACTGGGTGTATGAGAACCGCGCGATCCACCTCACCGAGCTGAACAAGCTCGGCGGCCGGGTCCGGCTGGCCGACCCGCACCGGATCTACGTCGACGGCCCCACCCACTGGTCGGGTACGGAGGTCATCTGCCCGCCGGCCCTGCGCCCCGCGGTGTGCATCCTGCTGGCGATGCTGGCCGCCAAGGGCACGTCGGTGCTGCGCAACATCTACGTCATCAACCGCGGGTACGAGGACCTCGCCGAACGCCTCAACCAGCTCGGCGCGCAGATCGAGTCCTTCCGCGACATCTAG
- a CDS encoding aminotransferase class V-fold PLP-dependent enzyme, producing the protein MAEFDQLVEVARDAGALVVVDASQAAGWLPREWTRADVVVASAYKWLMAPRGAAFGYFAPSVRERLRPVQAGWFAGEDVESSYYGPPLRLAADARRFDVSPAWFCFVGAAPALDLLADLGVDRVHDHDVGLANRFREGLGLPAGDSAIVSAELPGGDERLTAAGIRAGLRNGLVRVSFHLYSTEDDVDRAVEALRPVSAGRSSR; encoded by the coding sequence GTGGCCGAGTTCGACCAGCTGGTCGAGGTCGCCCGCGACGCCGGCGCCCTGGTGGTCGTCGACGCCAGCCAGGCGGCCGGCTGGCTGCCACGGGAATGGACCCGCGCCGACGTGGTGGTGGCCTCGGCGTACAAGTGGCTGATGGCGCCGCGCGGTGCGGCGTTCGGCTACTTCGCGCCTTCGGTGCGTGAGCGGCTGCGCCCGGTCCAGGCCGGGTGGTTCGCCGGGGAGGACGTGGAGTCGTCCTACTACGGCCCGCCGTTGCGGCTGGCGGCGGACGCCCGGAGGTTCGACGTCTCGCCCGCGTGGTTCTGCTTTGTCGGCGCCGCGCCCGCCCTGGACCTGCTGGCCGACCTCGGCGTCGACCGGGTGCACGACCACGACGTCGGGCTGGCGAACAGGTTCCGCGAGGGGCTCGGCCTGCCCGCGGGCGACTCGGCGATCGTGTCGGCCGAACTCCCCGGCGGGGACGAGCGGCTCACGGCTGCCGGGATTCGAGCCGGCTTGCGGAACGGCCTGGTGCGCGTATCGTTCCACCTCTACTCCACCGAGGACGACGTTGATCGGGCGGTCGAGGCGCTTCGGCCCGTCAGCGCTGGCAGATCGTCACGGTGA
- a CDS encoding DUF2087 domain-containing protein, which yields MGTEPTTDGGLALPADADPETEKLFRAYVRDGRITAMPAKSGRRRLLLDHVAQLFEPGVRYPEPVVNETLLRVYDDQAALRRYLVDDDFLARDNNAVYWRSGGTIRP from the coding sequence GTGGGAACCGAACCAACGACGGACGGCGGGCTGGCCCTCCCCGCCGACGCCGATCCGGAGACCGAGAAGCTGTTCCGTGCCTACGTCCGCGACGGACGGATCACCGCCATGCCGGCGAAGTCCGGCCGGCGCCGGCTGCTGCTGGACCACGTGGCCCAACTGTTCGAGCCCGGCGTTCGCTATCCCGAGCCCGTTGTCAACGAGACCTTGCTGCGGGTGTACGACGACCAGGCGGCGCTTCGGAGATACCTCGTCGACGACGACTTCCTCGCTCGCGACAACAACGCCGTCTACTGGCGCAGCGGCGGCACCATCCGTCCCTGA
- a CDS encoding 3-hydroxybutyrate dehydrogenase has translation MTDTTPAAPSTPAAPGASAASAPDGGIDLSGRTAVVTGGASGIGRTCVHRLARAGAHVVVLDLDADGATAVAAEVGGRAHAVDLGDAAGLDALDRLDALREADILVNNAGLQHVAPVEEFPVEKFALIQRVMLEAPFRLARLVLPGMYARGWGRLVHVSSAHGQRASAYKSAYVAAKHGLEGLSKVLALEAAGRGVTSNTICPGYVRTPLVEKQLADQAKVHGVDEEQVLEDVLLARTPLKRLVEPDEVAELVAFVCGPATTSLTGVALTLDGGWTAS, from the coding sequence ATGACCGACACCACACCAGCCGCACCATCGACACCTGCGGCACCCGGCGCAAGCGCGGCCTCGGCTCCTGACGGCGGCATCGACCTGTCCGGCCGGACGGCCGTGGTCACCGGCGGTGCGAGCGGCATCGGCCGGACCTGTGTCCACCGGCTCGCCCGCGCCGGCGCGCACGTGGTCGTTCTGGACCTCGACGCCGACGGCGCCACGGCGGTGGCTGCCGAGGTGGGCGGGCGAGCGCACGCGGTCGACCTCGGCGACGCGGCCGGGCTGGACGCCCTGGATCGGCTGGACGCGCTCCGCGAGGCCGACATCCTGGTCAACAACGCGGGTCTGCAGCACGTCGCACCGGTGGAGGAGTTCCCGGTGGAGAAGTTCGCGCTGATCCAGCGAGTGATGCTGGAGGCGCCGTTCCGCCTGGCGCGGTTGGTGCTTCCCGGCATGTACGCGCGAGGGTGGGGACGGCTGGTGCACGTCTCCTCCGCCCACGGCCAGCGGGCTTCGGCGTACAAGTCGGCCTACGTCGCGGCCAAGCACGGACTGGAAGGTCTGTCCAAGGTGCTCGCGCTGGAGGCCGCCGGGCGTGGCGTCACGTCCAACACAATCTGCCCGGGCTACGTCCGGACACCGTTGGTCGAAAAGCAGCTCGCCGACCAGGCGAAGGTGCACGGCGTGGACGAGGAGCAGGTGCTGGAGGACGTGCTCCTGGCCCGCACGCCGCTCAAGCGCCTGGTCGAACCCGACGAGGTGGCCGAACTCGTGGCGTTCGTGTGCGGGCCGGCAACCACGTCCCTGACCGGCGTCGCGCTCACCCTCGACGGCGGATGGACCGCCTCCTGA
- a CDS encoding CTP synthase, producing the protein MAASSPTRHVFVTGGVASSLGKGLTASSLGNLLKARGLRVTMQKLDPYLNVDPGTMNPFQHGEVFVTNDGTETDLDIGHYERFLDVDLGRSANVTTGQVYSSVIAKERRGDYLGDTVQVIPHITNEIKARIRGMAGPGIDVVITEIGGTVGDIESLPFLEAARQVRHDVGRDNVFFLHVSLVPYLGPSGELKTKPTQHSVAALRSIGIQPDAIVCRCNRELPPNVKRKISLMCDVDEEAVIENPDVPSIYDLPKVLHGGGLDAYVVRRLNLPFRDVDWTEWDELLRRVHHPADEVTVALVGKYIDLPDAYLSVTEALRAGGFQHDTRVNIRWVASDECTTREGAARLLADVDAVCIPGGFGVRGVEGKVGAATYAREHQIPVLGLCLGLQCMVVDVARNLAELDDANSSEFEATCAHPVVATMEEQREIVAGSGDLGGTMRLGLYPAKLAEDSLVRRAYAEPYVEERHRHRYEVNNAYRTQLEEAGLVISGTSPDGRLVEFIELRRDLHPYFVATQAHPELRSRPTRPHPLFAGLVEAALTRQREMQLPVGDLGLVHAEDGAFRSSDADSVGDVDGAEVADEADGTHGAVPLRQRDGWLRTGVRR; encoded by the coding sequence TTGGCCGCCTCTTCGCCGACTAGGCACGTGTTCGTCACAGGGGGCGTCGCCTCCTCTCTTGGTAAGGGCCTCACCGCCTCGAGCCTCGGCAATCTGCTGAAGGCGCGCGGGTTGCGGGTCACCATGCAAAAGCTCGACCCCTATCTCAACGTCGATCCCGGCACCATGAACCCGTTCCAGCACGGTGAGGTGTTCGTCACCAACGACGGGACCGAGACTGACCTCGACATCGGCCACTACGAGCGGTTCCTGGACGTCGACCTCGGCCGCAGCGCCAACGTCACCACCGGCCAGGTCTACTCCAGCGTGATCGCCAAGGAGCGCCGCGGCGACTACCTCGGCGACACCGTCCAGGTCATCCCGCACATCACCAACGAGATCAAGGCCCGGATCCGGGGGATGGCGGGTCCCGGCATCGACGTCGTGATCACCGAGATCGGCGGCACGGTCGGCGATATCGAGTCGCTGCCGTTCCTGGAGGCGGCCCGGCAGGTACGCCACGACGTCGGCCGCGACAACGTGTTCTTCCTGCACGTGTCCCTGGTGCCCTACCTCGGGCCGTCCGGTGAGCTCAAGACCAAGCCGACCCAGCACTCCGTCGCGGCCCTGCGCAGCATCGGTATCCAGCCCGACGCGATCGTCTGCCGGTGCAACCGCGAGCTTCCGCCCAACGTCAAGCGGAAGATCTCGTTGATGTGCGACGTCGACGAGGAAGCCGTCATCGAGAATCCCGACGTCCCGAGCATCTACGACCTTCCCAAGGTGCTGCACGGCGGAGGTCTGGACGCCTACGTCGTACGCCGGCTGAACCTCCCGTTCCGCGACGTCGACTGGACCGAGTGGGACGAGCTGCTGCGACGGGTCCACCATCCCGCCGACGAGGTGACGGTCGCCCTGGTCGGCAAGTACATCGATCTGCCCGACGCCTACCTCTCGGTGACCGAGGCGTTGCGCGCGGGCGGCTTCCAGCACGACACCCGGGTCAACATCCGCTGGGTGGCCTCCGACGAGTGCACGACGCGCGAGGGCGCGGCCCGGCTTCTGGCCGACGTGGACGCGGTGTGCATTCCCGGCGGGTTCGGGGTGCGGGGCGTGGAGGGGAAGGTGGGCGCGGCGACGTACGCCCGCGAACACCAGATCCCCGTCCTGGGCCTGTGTCTCGGCCTGCAGTGCATGGTCGTCGACGTGGCCCGCAACCTCGCCGAGCTGGACGACGCCAACTCCAGCGAGTTCGAGGCCACCTGTGCCCACCCGGTGGTGGCCACGATGGAGGAGCAGCGCGAGATCGTCGCCGGGTCCGGTGACCTCGGCGGCACGATGCGGCTCGGGCTGTATCCCGCGAAGCTCGCCGAGGACTCGCTGGTGCGCCGGGCCTATGCTGAGCCGTACGTCGAGGAGCGCCACCGGCACCGCTACGAGGTCAACAACGCCTACCGCACGCAGCTGGAAGAGGCCGGTCTGGTCATCTCCGGTACGTCGCCGGACGGCCGGCTGGTGGAGTTCATCGAACTGCGCCGCGACCTGCACCCGTACTTCGTCGCGACCCAGGCCCACCCCGAGCTGCGGTCCCGGCCGACTCGTCCGCACCCGTTGTTCGCCGGGCTGGTCGAGGCGGCGCTGACCCGCCAGCGGGAGATGCAGCTCCCGGTCGGTGACCTCGGGCTGGTGCACGCCGAGGACGGCGCGTTCAGGTCGTCCGACGCCGACAGCGTGGGGGACGTCGACGGTGCCGAGGTTGCCGATGAGGCCGACGGCACGCACGGAGCGGTGCCGCTGCGGCAGCGGGACGGCTGGCTGCGCACGGGAGTACGCCGGTGA
- a CDS encoding GNAT family protein, whose product MVGSASPNAACTGSPATCDPRNAGSAALLRRLGMAYEGRLRHTMLLRDGWRDSETFGILEDEWRARRRTQSPPDAGTTPLTNS is encoded by the coding sequence ATGGTCGGATCGGCTTCGCCGAACGCGGCCTGCACCGGATCGCCCGCCACCTGCGACCCGCGTAACGCGGGTTCCGCGGCGCTCCTGCGGCGACTCGGCATGGCCTACGAGGGCAGGCTCCGGCACACCATGCTGTTGCGCGACGGGTGGCGGGACTCCGAGACGTTCGGCATCCTCGAGGACGAGTGGCGCGCGCGACGGCGGACACAGTCACCGCCTGACGCCGGCACCACACCGCTGACCAACTCCTAG